The DNA sequence CCGTACGAATCGCTCAACCTCGGGGCCGTGATCGGCGACGATCCGCAGGCGGTCGCGGAAAACCGCCGTCGGGCATTCGCCCTCTTCGGGCGCGATCCCGGGCTGGCCCCCGAACTCTCCCAAGTCCATTCTCGCCGGATCCTTGTGGCCCGTTTGCGCGCCGCCGGGGAGCCGATTCCACAGGCCGACGGGATGGTGACCGACTCGCCGAAGCTCACGCTGTGCCTGCGCTTCGCCGATTGCGTCCCGATCCTTCTGTTCGATCCCGTCCGCCGGGCGGGAGGGATCGCGCACGCCGGATGGAAGGGCACCGCCGCCCGGATCGCCGAATCCGCAGTCGAGGCGCTGGCTTTGCATTTCGGCTCCCGGCCGGAGGACATCCGCGCCGGCATCGGACCTTCCATCGGGCCGGACCATTATGCGGTCGGCGAGGATGTCGCCGGCGCGTTCCGCTCCGCGTTCGGCGCGGATTGCGAATGCTGGTTTTCGCGGCGCGGCGGGTCGCTGCATTTGGATTTATGGCAGGCGAACGAATTCACCCTCCGCCGGGCGGGCGTGAAGCATATCGAACTGGCCGGCGTCTGCACCGCCTGCCACCCGGAAGATTGGTTCTCCCACCGCGCCGAGCACGGCCGCACCGGGCGTTTCGGCGCGATGATGTGGCTTGAATAGAACCATCGGATATAAATGAACACCCCAATTTGAAGGTAGGCTGCGATCCCTCCGCGTACGGATCGCCGCCGCGTCGGCGCGGAGGAACTGCGATCCCGCCGGCATTTGTCTGATTGCGGTTTCCAAAAGTCAGCTGCTCCAAGCTGTCCCCAAAGCTTTCGCCTGCGGCGTGCGGGAGTTCGGCGAAAATTCCCGGAAGGGAGCCGAACCGAAAATCCGCGCACTTCCTCCTTAGACCGCCCGGCACAGTATCGGCCATGTCCAAAGCCGCAAAGCCCGGTCGACGGCGGAACTGTTCCCCTGGACCCATTCCGTCGCCAACAACCGGTTGGCCGTCCGGCCGGCGCGCTTCGCCGCGTAGCGCGGCGGACCCTCCGCATCCTGCCCGGATGCGAAGCATCCGCCGGATCCGCGAAATATGGCTTGCCGGCGGACGACCCCGCGGTTTGGGAAACCCTTTTCCGCGAAAGACGGGCGTTCTATCGCTTCCCGGCCTCCGTGATCGGATTGAGGACGATGGCTTCGTCCTCCGACAATCCCGAGCCGGCACGCCCTTTCTTCCGCAAGCCGCTCCTCCGCCGGGATGCCGCCCGGGCCGAGCTGCCGGATCGTTTCGGAGAGGAACTCTCCGTGGGGGTGTCGGACGATTTCGATCCCGCCGTTGAGGAAAGCGCCGCCCTGCTCCGGATCGGGCGGGGGCTGTTCGGCCTCCGGACGGATGCGGGAAGCGCGCCCCCCCCCGGCGCCGATGATATAATCGTCCGGCAAGGGCGGATATCCCGGAGAGGCAAATGGAAAATTTCATCAACCTGCTGGCTTTGTTGCTGACTTTGCTGGTGTTCATTTATATCCTTTCCACCTGGGTGTTTCCACCGTACCACGCATTCCGCAGGACCCTGGCCTCGATCGTTGAACCGATGCTGGCTCCCATCCGCCGCGTTATCCCTCCGGTTGGGATGCTCGACTTCAGCCCTTTTGTTTTTCTCATCCTGGTCCAGGTCGTGGCGACGATCCTGACGGGATTGCTCCCTTAGGAGGAAATCATGCGTCGGTTCCGATTTCATGACGGACGGACTGGATCGGCGATGGCGGTGCATGTGACCCCCCGCTCCCGGAAGAACGAATTGACGGGAATCTCCCCGGACGGCACCCTGCGGGTCCGGCTGACCGCGCCCCCGGTGGAGGGTTCGGCCAACAAGGCCCTGCTGGAACTGCTGGCTCACATCCTCGGCGTACGCCCCTCCTCACTGGAGATCATCGCCGGGGAAAAGGGGAAGGATAAAATCGTATCGGTTGTCGATCTGGACGCCCACACCGTGGAAGAACGTATGAAGAAGTACCTGAAAGGCCGGAAATCGGAAAGCGAGGGAAAGTTATCCGCCCCGCGGTGAACCGGAACGTCCCGGAAATCCGCAGGGCATGCCACCCAAGGGCCCCGGCTTGACCTGCCTTTTTTCAAGAAAAGAATCTACAAACTCCTCCCGCTTCGTAATGGAACAGACTCCAAAGACCCTGGCTAAAGGTATCCCCTTCCGGAGTCGATGCAGAGGTCACGCGCGTGCGCCCGTCCCTAACTTTTACCCCCGAGTCTGTAGGAATCCAAGCGAGGGAAAGCCCAGGACGACGAACTTGAGCCCCTTATTACAAAAACCCTTATTCTTTCGGCGGATCCGGCCGGGAGGAGGCTGCTCTTCGATGGAAGGGCACGCAGAAACCGCCCATTTTCGATCAGCGCAACTCCACGCAGAGCCTTGAAAAACGGGCGGGAAACTAGGCCGGGGCATTCCGCGTAAGAGGCATCCCCCGGCCGGGAGCTGGAACCAAGCTTCAGGCTTTGCTCTATACAATGGATCCGCCCCCCCACCTCGAAAACCTCTTTAAATTGACAACCCCAAGGATGGGCTGTATAATCCCTCCGGTTTTCAGGTTGATGATCCTTGTCCGGTGGTATACCGGCCCGGCTGAACCTGAAGCCCATACGCAGGGTGCTGTCTGTATAGGCTGCAGGATTAAAGGATTGCTTGCGGAGGAGATCCTCGACCCCGATCCTCTCTTTCCAAGCCTCATCTTTTGATCCCGAACTCGGCGTGATTTGCTAGCGTCGAGTTTTTGTCTCTCCGGCCGAGGCAGCCCCTGGCGCGGAAAGGAGGTGAACAACATGGCAACGGTCGTTCTTCGTCCGAACGAGAGTCAGGACAGTTTGCTTAAACGATTCCGAAAAAAGGTCACCCGTTCGGGCATCTTGAGCACGGTCCGCAGAAAGCGCTGGTTCGTCTCCAAAAGCGAACTGCGCCGGATCCAAAAGAAAAAATCCATCCGCAGGCTTAAGCGGCGCGAACGCAAGGTGGACAGCGGGGATTAATTTCCTCCGTCCCGCGCGGCAGGAAGCGGCCGGCATGGCCGGCCGGGAGTTGGGCATGGCAAAGCAGGAAGAAAAAATCGAAATGGAAGGCCAGATCGTGGAAGCGCTGCCCGGGACGATGTTTCGAGTTTCGCTGTCCAGCGGCCACTCCGTGCTCGCTTATCTCTCCGGGAAGATGAGGAAAAATTATATCCGCATCCTTCTGGGAGACCGCGTTAAAGTGGAGCTCTCGCCCTACGACCTCGACCGCGGCCGGATCACCTATCGCTTCAAGAAATCCTCCGGAGAAAGCGAACCCACCGGGGAAGCCGCAACCACCACTTAAATACGAACCGCCCCGCAGGTTGCGGGGCGGTTCTTTTTTCCGCGGATTTCTTGTGCTTCCACTTCAGCGCACGGAATTCCACAGGGCTCGCCGAGATTCGAGCCCATCCAGCACTCCGAAAAAATCCCCATATTTTCTCAGCCCTTCCCTCCTCCGCCGCTCGGTCGCTTTCCCTCGCTTTCCCTCGCTTCGCTCAGGACAGGCGCTCGGGACAAGGTTAAACCCTGTCCCGGTATTTCACTGGAGCCGGCTTCCCAACCTAAAAACCGAGGAAAAATGGGTGGGATTATTCGGAGCCATCAATCTTCAGGGATTGGTTGGGAGAACGATGGGATGAGGGGGAGATGAAAACGGGTTTTTCAGCCGGTAATATAATTCCCGCATCGGGATAAGCAGACAAAGAATTCCTTTTCAATATTGAATGCGCGGAGCAGACACAACCCCTTTTTTATCCGTGATTTCCCGAAAATCCCGCCGAACCGCCCGATTTCTTTTCCGCAACCAATGCCACCCAATCTTCGCGGGTGCGCTTCTCCGACAACCGCAGGCCGTTTTCCGCCAAGCCGGCTTCCACCACCGCCGATTGCTCCGCGAGAATTCCGGAAATAATCAGGATTCCCCCCGGCCGGACAGCCTCCGCCAGGGATGCGCGGAGCATATCCCGCAGAACCCCCGCCAGGATGTTTGCCGCTAGGATTGAAGCCGTCCGCCTTCCGTCCAGCAGATCCTGAAGGGAGCCCGGATTCACCTCAAACCGGTCGGCGACACCGTTGGCGGCCGCGTTCTCCCGCGCAGCCCGCACCGCTTCCGGGTCGATATCCCAGCCTTCCGCTCGGGCGGCTCCCAAGCGAAGCGCGGCGATCGCCAAAATCCCCGAACCGCATCCCAGATCGATCAACTCCGTATCCGGGGCCACCCGCCGTTCGAGCGCTTCCAGACACAACTGCGTGGTCGGATGCATCCCGGTCCCGAAGGCCATCCCCGGATCGAGCCGTAAAACCACATCCCCGTCGGCCGCCCGCCACTCGGTCCAGGAAGGAACGATCACCAAACGCCGCCCCACCCGCAAGGGGTGGAAATGCTTTTTCCACTCCAACGCCCAATCCGTATCCACCACCTCCCGGAAGACAGGATCCGGAATGGGGCGTATCCGGCCGAGGTGCCAAAGGGCTTCCTCCAACCCCGCCCGGCGCTCATCCAACCCGGCGTCGCAGGGGAGGTACACCCGCACTGTCAGCGGGCCGCGCGGCCTGCCCGTGCCGTCCGGGTCCGGCTCGATCGAATCGCAACTGATCGTAACGCCTCTTGGCGCGAAGCGCGCCATCAGGTCGGCGACCGACTCCGAAAGCTCCTCGTCCACCCGGATCGAAGCCTCCAGCCAGGCCGTCGGGGCGTTCCGATCAATCATTTCTGAATTCTTTCAGGGAATCGAGCAGAGTCCGTTCCTGGGGTTTCGCGGACTCGTCGAGAGGAATCCCAAGTTGGGCGAGCAGCTTCTTCTGCTCGCCGGAGAGGGCCGCGGGGATGACGACGTTCACCACGACGAAAAAATCCCCCCGGCCGCTTTGCTGCAGGTGCGGCATCCCCCTTCCGCGCAGTCGAAAAACCTGCCCGGGCTGGGTTCCGGCGGGAATGTGCAAGGTCGACTCGCCGGCGGCTGTGGGGACACGGATTTGCGCGCCCAGGGCCGCCTGATGAAAATTAATGCCGACCTCCATCCACAGATCGCTGTTTTTGCGCCGGAAGAATTTATGCTCCTGGACCCGGATCAGGAGGAACAGATTTCCATGGGGTCCTCCGAAAACCCCCGGCTCGCCCTCCCCGGCCAATCGGATCTGCATGCCGTCGTCCACGCCCGCTGGAATGGGCACCTGGAGAGTCCGGGTTTTCTTCTCCAGGCCCGTCCCGCGGCAGGTCTTGCACGGGTTGGAAACGACCTCGCCCGTCCCTCCGCACTTGGAGCAGACGGTGACGTTCACCATGGATCCCAGGAAGGTCTGACGGACGCGCCGCTCCTCTCCGCTCCCGCCGCAAACGCTGCAACGGACCGGCGAGGTGCCGGGTTCCGACCGTGAACCGCGGCAGGCGGAGCAAACCTCCGAGCGGGTGACCTCCAAATCCTTCTTTATGCCGCTGATCGCTTCTTCGAAGGTCAGACGGACTTCCATCTGCAAATCCGCTCCCCGCCGCGGAGAACGGCCGGACCGTCGGCCGCCCATTCCGAAGCCGCGGAAGAATTCGTCGAAGATGTCGCCCAGGTCCCCCATGCCGGCCATGTTTCCGAACGGCATTCCGTTCAAGCCGGCGTGCCCGAACCGGTCGTAGGCGGCGCGGCGTTGTTCGTTGGAAAGCACCCCGTAGGCCTCGTTGATTTCCTTGAAGCGCTCCTCGGCGGCCGGATCCCTGTTGACATCCGGATGCAGCTGCTTGGCCAGCCTGCGGTATGCGTTGCGGACGGCATCGCCATCGGCGCTGCGCGGCACGCCCAGAATTTCGTAATAGTCGCGGTTTGTCGGCATTTTGTTTCGGGATGCTCCTCAACCCCCCTGAAGCACGCTGTCCCCCCAAATCCGGAAGGGATTTGGGGGGACCATAGGGATGTCAGTCGGTTGGGAAAAAGCCCGCCAGATTGCGTCCTTATACCTGCTTGAAATCCCCTTCCACCACGTCTCCGCTTCCGCCCGTTCCGCCGGATCCTTCCCCGCCGGGGGTCTCACCCGGAGGCGGCTGTTGCGGTCCGCCGCCCGGGGCGCCGCCGCCGTACATCGCGGACCCGATCGCCTGCAGGGCGCGAGCCAGATCCTCGGACGCCCGTTGAATGGCGGAGGTATCCTTGCCTTGGAGAGCGCTGCGCAGGGCGGCGACCTTGCCGTTCACGTCGTCGCGCACGCCCGCGGGCACCTTGTCGCCCAACTCGCGCAGATGCTTTTCGGCGGAGTAGATCGCGCTGTCGGCGGCATTGCGGACCTCGATTTCCTCCTTGCGCTTGCGATCCTCGTCGCGGTGCGAGTCGGCTTCGCGGGTCATGCGCTCGACCTCCTCCTTGGCCAAGCCGGAGGAAGGCTGGATGGTGATGTGCTGCGAGCGGCCGGTGGCCTTGTCCTGCGCGGTCACCTTGAGAATCCCGTCGGCGTCGATGTCGAACGTGACCTCGATCTGCGGGATGCCGCGCGGCGCGGGCGGAATGCCGTCGAGGATGAACTTGCCCAGGGACTTGTTGTCCAGCGCCATCGGACGTTCGCCTTGGA is a window from the Anaerolineales bacterium genome containing:
- the pgeF gene encoding peptidoglycan editing factor PgeF, producing the protein MTFFEQDGLRYFRFPWLSAAGAAHAVLTRRGGVSLAPYESLNLGAVIGDDPQAVAENRRRAFALFGRDPGLAPELSQVHSRRILVARLRAAGEPIPQADGMVTDSPKLTLCLRFADCVPILLFDPVRRAGGIAHAGWKGTAARIAESAVEALALHFGSRPEDIRAGIGPSIGPDHYAVGEDVAGAFRSAFGADCECWFSRRGGSLHLDLWQANEFTLRRAGVKHIELAGVCTACHPEDWFSHRAEHGRTGRFGAMMWLE
- a CDS encoding YggT family protein, coding for MENFINLLALLLTLLVFIYILSTWVFPPYHAFRRTLASIVEPMLAPIRRVIPPVGMLDFSPFVFLILVQVVATILTGLLP
- a CDS encoding DUF167 domain-containing protein, with protein sequence MRRFRFHDGRTGSAMAVHVTPRSRKNELTGISPDGTLRVRLTAPPVEGSANKALLELLAHILGVRPSSLEIIAGEKGKDKIVSVVDLDAHTVEERMKKYLKGRKSESEGKLSAPR
- the rpsU gene encoding 30S ribosomal protein S21 — its product is MATVVLRPNESQDSLLKRFRKKVTRSGILSTVRRKRWFVSKSELRRIQKKKSIRRLKRRERKVDSGD
- the infA gene encoding translation initiation factor IF-1, giving the protein MAKQEEKIEMEGQIVEALPGTMFRVSLSSGHSVLAYLSGKMRKNYIRILLGDRVKVELSPYDLDRGRITYRFKKSSGESEPTGEAATTT
- the prmA gene encoding 50S ribosomal protein L11 methyltransferase, whose product is MIDRNAPTAWLEASIRVDEELSESVADLMARFAPRGVTISCDSIEPDPDGTGRPRGPLTVRVYLPCDAGLDERRAGLEEALWHLGRIRPIPDPVFREVVDTDWALEWKKHFHPLRVGRRLVIVPSWTEWRAADGDVVLRLDPGMAFGTGMHPTTQLCLEALERRVAPDTELIDLGCGSGILAIAALRLGAARAEGWDIDPEAVRAARENAAANGVADRFEVNPGSLQDLLDGRRTASILAANILAGVLRDMLRASLAEAVRPGGILIISGILAEQSAVVEAGLAENGLRLSEKRTREDWVALVAEKKSGGSAGFSGNHG
- the dnaJ gene encoding molecular chaperone DnaJ, which translates into the protein MPTNRDYYEILGVPRSADGDAVRNAYRRLAKQLHPDVNRDPAAEERFKEINEAYGVLSNEQRRAAYDRFGHAGLNGMPFGNMAGMGDLGDIFDEFFRGFGMGGRRSGRSPRRGADLQMEVRLTFEEAISGIKKDLEVTRSEVCSACRGSRSEPGTSPVRCSVCGGSGEERRVRQTFLGSMVNVTVCSKCGGTGEVVSNPCKTCRGTGLEKKTRTLQVPIPAGVDDGMQIRLAGEGEPGVFGGPHGNLFLLIRVQEHKFFRRKNSDLWMEVGINFHQAALGAQIRVPTAAGESTLHIPAGTQPGQVFRLRGRGMPHLQQSGRGDFFVVVNVVIPAALSGEQKKLLAQLGIPLDESAKPQERTLLDSLKEFRND